A window of Blastomonas sp. SL216 contains these coding sequences:
- a CDS encoding SPFH domain-containing protein, with the protein MIVGVVFAFLIIFGLIITRLYRRATKEIAFVRTGFGGEKVVMNGGALVLPVLHETMPVNMNTVRLAVERKNTDALITLDRLRIDVKAEFYVRVRPDAGALAMAAQTLGLRTMQPEALKDLVEGKFVDALRSVAAGMTMNQLHEQRSDFVQKVQQVSSADLAMNGLELESVSLTGLDQTSIEHFNANNAFDAEGLTKLTEQIELRKKARNDIEQDTRVQIETKNLEADKRSLEISRDNEFARLEQEREIEMRRAEQAAEVAREQALRNQEAEAARIEAKKLVDSQQIEADRAVQQARIAQQQAIEIARQEQQIAIQNKSREESQAKGEADTARATAVAAEEQVTTARETEIAERSKRIELIEAAKQAERDAIRVKVEAEAEKAAAANRAEAVRLEAEGESEAEKLRAEAARVRFEVEAAGQRAVNEAANLLSSDQISLQTKLALLKVLPEVIREASKPLEAIDSIKIVKVDGLGQSGGSNGGSGMGSSGNLASDAVSAALSYRAQAPIIDGLMKELGLNGSSLDGLVAGATQIEAAPATNDAPPPSEGTG; encoded by the coding sequence ATGATCGTCGGCGTGGTATTCGCGTTCCTGATCATCTTCGGGCTGATCATCACCCGGCTGTATCGCCGCGCGACCAAGGAGATTGCGTTTGTCCGCACCGGCTTTGGTGGCGAGAAGGTGGTGATGAATGGCGGCGCGCTGGTGCTGCCGGTGCTGCATGAGACGATGCCGGTGAACATGAACACCGTGCGGCTGGCGGTGGAGCGCAAGAATACCGATGCGCTGATCACGCTCGACCGGCTGCGGATCGATGTGAAGGCCGAATTCTACGTGCGCGTGCGGCCCGATGCCGGCGCGCTCGCCATGGCCGCGCAGACGCTCGGCCTGCGCACGATGCAGCCCGAGGCGCTCAAGGATCTGGTCGAGGGCAAGTTCGTCGATGCGCTGCGTTCGGTCGCGGCCGGCATGACGATGAACCAGCTGCACGAACAGCGCAGCGACTTTGTGCAAAAGGTGCAGCAGGTCTCGTCCGCCGATCTGGCGATGAACGGTCTGGAGCTCGAATCGGTGTCACTCACCGGGCTCGACCAGACCAGCATCGAGCATTTCAACGCCAACAATGCCTTTGACGCCGAGGGTCTGACCAAGCTGACCGAGCAGATCGAGCTGCGCAAGAAGGCGCGCAACGATATCGAGCAGGATACCCGCGTCCAGATCGAGACCAAGAATCTGGAAGCCGACAAGCGCTCGCTGGAAATCTCGCGCGACAACGAGTTTGCGCGGCTCGAGCAGGAGCGCGAGATCGAGATGCGCCGCGCCGAACAGGCGGCTGAGGTCGCGCGCGAACAGGCTCTGCGCAACCAGGAGGCCGAAGCCGCACGCATCGAAGCGAAGAAGCTGGTCGACAGCCAGCAGATCGAGGCTGACCGCGCGGTGCAGCAGGCACGCATCGCGCAGCAGCAGGCGATCGAGATCGCCCGGCAGGAACAGCAGATCGCCATCCAGAACAAGAGCCGCGAGGAAAGCCAGGCCAAGGGCGAGGCCGATACCGCGCGCGCCACTGCGGTCGCCGCCGAGGAGCAGGTCACCACCGCACGCGAGACCGAAATTGCCGAGCGTTCCAAGCGCATCGAGCTGATCGAGGCGGCCAAGCAGGCCGAGCGCGATGCGATCCGCGTCAAGGTGGAGGCCGAAGCCGAGAAAGCCGCCGCCGCCAACCGCGCCGAAGCGGTGCGGCTGGAAGCCGAGGGCGAATCCGAGGCCGAAAAGCTGCGCGCCGAGGCGGCGCGGGTGCGCTTCGAGGTGGAAGCGGCGGGCCAGCGCGCGGTCAACGAGGCGGCGAACCTGCTGTCGTCCGACCAGATTTCGCTGCAGACCAAGCTCGCCTTGCTCAAGGTGCTGCCCGAGGTGATCCGCGAGGCAAGCAAGCCGCTGGAAGCCATCGATTCGATCAAGATCGTCAAGGTCGATGGTCTGGGCCAGTCAGGCGGATCGAATGGCGGGAGCGGTATGGGAAGCAGCGGCAACCTGGCCAGCGATGCCGTCTCCGCCGCGCTCAGCTATCGCGCGCAGGCACCCATCATCGACGGGCTGATGAAGGAACTGGGCCTCAACGGAAGCTCGCTCGATGGGCTGGTGGCAGGCGCAACGCAGATCGAGGCGGCTCCGGCAACGAACGACGCGCCGCCGCCTTCGGAGGGAACAGGGTAA
- a CDS encoding gamma-glutamylcyclotransferase: MPPIQIPPLIFVYGTLRRGSDHPNATRLAQESAWLGHATLTGTLYRVSWHPALVLDGTDRVTGDLLRLTDPAASLPWLDAFESCGPDDPPPHDYRREMAEVMTADGSVEAMVYVWNLPRDGLERMPGGDWLKA; the protein is encoded by the coding sequence ATGCCGCCGATCCAGATCCCGCCGCTGATCTTCGTCTATGGCACCCTGCGCCGGGGCAGCGACCACCCCAATGCCACGCGATTGGCGCAGGAGAGCGCATGGTTGGGGCATGCCACGCTCACCGGCACGCTCTACCGCGTGAGCTGGCACCCGGCGCTGGTGCTGGACGGGACGGACCGCGTCACCGGCGACCTGCTGCGCCTCACCGATCCCGCCGCCAGCCTGCCCTGGCTCGACGCGTTCGAAAGCTGCGGCCCGGATGATCCACCGCCGCATGATTACCGCCGCGAGATGGCTGAGGTCATGACCGCAGATGGGTCAGTCGAAGCGATGGTCTATGTCTGGAACCTGCCGCGCGATGGGCTGGAGCGGATGCCGGGCGGGGACTGGCTCAAAGCTTAA
- a CDS encoding DUF962 domain-containing protein, whose amino-acid sequence MQRYSSFAEFWPYYLSEHSRPLTRAWHYVGTSLVVLLGIAALLTGNLLLFAVMPVAGYFFAWVSHWRIERNRPATFTYPLWSLAADFRMWALWLTGRLGPELKRAGLA is encoded by the coding sequence ATGCAGCGTTACTCCAGCTTTGCCGAATTCTGGCCCTATTACCTCAGCGAACACAGCCGCCCGCTGACCCGCGCCTGGCATTATGTCGGCACCTCGCTGGTCGTGCTGCTGGGGATCGCCGCGCTGCTGACCGGCAACCTGCTGCTGTTCGCGGTGATGCCGGTGGCGGGCTATTTCTTTGCCTGGGTCAGCCACTGGCGGATCGAGCGCAACCGGCCTGCGACCTTCACCTATCCGCTCTGGTCGCTGGCGGCGGATTTCAGGATGTGGGCGCTATGGCTGACCGGGCGGCTGGGGCCCGAGCTCAAGCGCGCGGGGCTGGCCTGA
- a CDS encoding NupC/NupG family nucleoside CNT transporter: MTRILLGVAGIALILSIALLLSNNRRAIRLRVVGAAFALQSGIAVLVLYVPAGRTAIQAMSRGVANLLGYAQAGTNFIFGPLASPEVGGNSFAIAALPVIIFFSALVSILYFLGIMQRVIQWVGGGIEKLIGISKVESLCAAANIFVGQSESPLVIRPYLAALKPAQLFTVMSVGMAGVAGTILAAYAAMGIRIDYLLAAAFMSAPGGILMAKIIMPDDPADVSSEAVMPLDVEYEDERPANVIMAAAMGAQTGVKLAVAVGAMVLAFVALVALANGILAGIGGWFGQPELSFQQVVGYVFAPIMYLIGVPWDEALRAGGLFGTKIVLNEFVAFIELGGPDAGLSARTVAIVTFALCGFANFSSIAIQMAVTGGLAPSQRPMIARLGLKALAAGSLANLMSAALAGLLITV; this comes from the coding sequence ATGACACGGATTTTGCTGGGGGTGGCGGGCATTGCGCTCATCCTGTCGATTGCATTGCTGCTGTCCAACAACCGCCGCGCCATCAGGCTGCGCGTGGTCGGCGCAGCCTTTGCGCTGCAATCGGGCATTGCCGTGCTGGTGCTCTATGTGCCCGCAGGCCGCACCGCGATCCAGGCGATGTCGCGCGGCGTCGCCAATCTTCTGGGCTATGCGCAGGCCGGCACGAATTTCATCTTCGGCCCGCTCGCCAGCCCCGAAGTCGGCGGCAACAGCTTTGCCATCGCCGCGCTGCCGGTGATCATCTTCTTCTCGGCTCTGGTGTCGATCCTCTATTTCCTCGGCATCATGCAGCGCGTGATCCAATGGGTCGGCGGCGGCATCGAAAAGCTGATCGGCATTTCCAAGGTCGAAAGCCTGTGCGCCGCAGCGAACATCTTTGTCGGGCAGAGCGAATCGCCGCTGGTCATTCGCCCCTATCTTGCGGCGCTCAAGCCCGCGCAGCTTTTCACCGTGATGAGCGTCGGCATGGCAGGCGTCGCAGGCACGATCCTGGCCGCCTATGCCGCGATGGGCATCCGCATCGATTATCTGCTCGCCGCCGCCTTCATGTCCGCGCCCGGCGGCATCCTGATGGCCAAGATCATCATGCCCGACGATCCGGCCGATGTCAGCAGCGAGGCGGTGATGCCGCTCGATGTCGAATATGAGGACGAGCGCCCCGCCAATGTCATCATGGCAGCGGCGATGGGCGCGCAGACCGGCGTCAAGCTGGCCGTGGCGGTGGGGGCGATGGTGCTGGCATTCGTGGCGCTGGTCGCGCTCGCCAACGGCATATTGGCCGGGATCGGCGGCTGGTTCGGCCAGCCCGAATTGTCGTTCCAGCAGGTCGTCGGCTATGTTTTCGCACCGATCATGTACCTGATCGGCGTGCCTTGGGACGAGGCGCTGCGCGCAGGCGGCCTGTTCGGCACCAAGATCGTGCTCAACGAATTCGTCGCCTTTATCGAACTGGGCGGACCGGATGCCGGGCTGTCGGCGCGGACCGTTGCCATCGTCACCTTTGCGCTGTGCGGCTTTGCCAATTTCTCGTCGATCGCCATCCAGATGGCGGTCACCGGCGGCCTGGCGCCCAGCCAGCGACCGATGATCGCGCGGCTGGGGTTGAAGGCACTCGCAGCAGGCAGCCTCGCCAACCTGATGAGCGCGGCGCTGGCGGGTCTGCTGATTACCGTCTGA
- a CDS encoding DMT family transporter yields the protein MASAPAPLTGAPRAPLLAILACAGGMMFFGAMDSAMKAVTIDIGVIAALFWRCVIGSVLAGVLFLARGNRRIARGAALRLHLLRGTVVAGMAVLFFWGLARTPMAETVAITFIAPIIALFLAAVLLKEQIGRGAVLASVLGFGGVLVIAAGRLGWLGGAAAGAEQGEAEWQGIAAIMASAVLYAWNLVLQRQQAQIASPQEIVLVQNVIMGFWIGLAMPFVGAMPGDAAMAAPLGWGLLTLAAVLAILSLSLLSWAYARAEAQALVPLEYSMFIWGALFGWLIFNETIGWTTLAGAALIVTGCWQVARRQPG from the coding sequence ATGGCCTCTGCCCCCGCTCCCCTGACCGGCGCCCCGCGCGCACCGTTGCTGGCGATCCTCGCCTGTGCGGGCGGCATGATGTTCTTCGGCGCGATGGATAGCGCGATGAAGGCGGTGACGATCGACATCGGCGTGATCGCGGCGCTGTTCTGGCGCTGCGTGATCGGATCGGTGCTGGCAGGCGTGCTGTTTCTGGCCAGGGGCAACCGGCGCATTGCGCGCGGTGCGGCGCTGCGGCTGCACCTGTTGCGCGGCACGGTGGTGGCCGGCATGGCGGTGCTGTTCTTCTGGGGCCTGGCCCGCACGCCGATGGCCGAAACCGTGGCGATCACCTTTATCGCGCCGATCATAGCGCTGTTTCTGGCTGCCGTGCTGCTGAAAGAGCAGATCGGGCGTGGCGCGGTGCTGGCGTCGGTGCTGGGCTTTGGCGGGGTGCTGGTGATAGCGGCGGGCAGGCTGGGATGGCTGGGCGGCGCTGCTGCGGGCGCAGAGCAGGGCGAGGCCGAATGGCAGGGCATCGCCGCGATCATGGCGTCGGCGGTGCTCTATGCCTGGAACCTGGTGCTGCAACGCCAGCAGGCGCAGATCGCCAGTCCGCAGGAAATCGTGCTGGTGCAAAATGTCATCATGGGCTTCTGGATCGGCCTTGCCATGCCCTTTGTCGGCGCGATGCCCGGCGATGCCGCCATGGCCGCGCCGCTGGGCTGGGGGCTGCTGACGCTGGCGGCGGTGCTGGCGATCCTGTCGCTCTCGCTGCTGTCCTGGGCCTATGCGCGCGCCGAGGCACAAGCGCTGGTGCCGCTGGAATATTCGATGTTCATCTGGGGCGCGCTGTTCGGCTGGCTGATCTTCAACGAGACGATCGGCTGGACAACGCTGGCAGGGGCAGCGCTGATCGTCACCGGCTGCTGGCAGGTGGCGCGGCGACAGCCCGGCTGA
- a CDS encoding glutathione S-transferase, with protein sequence MTQHPILYSFRRCPFAMRARMALQVSGQTVELREILLRAKPEAMLTASPKGTVPVLVLADGTVIDQSLDIMRWALGRHDPEAWLAGDDAALIATFDGPFKHHLDRYKYPSRHGEDPLLHRAAGLALLETLEQRLAASAFLCGPARTLADIALFPFIRQYAATDQPWFDAQPLVLVQAWLAGLIGSDLFDRIMLRVPPWQPGDPALLFATG encoded by the coding sequence GTGACCCAGCATCCGATCCTCTACAGCTTTCGCCGCTGCCCCTTTGCGATGCGCGCGCGCATGGCGCTGCAGGTCAGCGGCCAGACGGTCGAGCTGCGCGAGATCCTGCTGCGCGCCAAGCCGGAGGCGATGCTGACCGCCTCGCCCAAGGGCACGGTGCCGGTGCTGGTGCTGGCCGACGGCACGGTGATCGACCAGAGCCTCGACATCATGCGCTGGGCGCTGGGGCGTCATGACCCCGAAGCCTGGCTGGCGGGAGACGATGCCGCGCTGATCGCCACCTTCGATGGTCCGTTCAAGCACCATCTCGACCGCTACAAATATCCCTCGCGCCATGGCGAGGATCCGCTGCTGCACCGCGCGGCAGGGCTGGCGCTGCTGGAGACGCTCGAACAGCGTCTTGCCGCCAGCGCCTTCCTGTGCGGGCCGGCGCGCACGCTCGCCGATATCGCGCTCTTCCCGTTCATCCGCCAATATGCCGCGACCGATCAGCCCTGGTTCGATGCCCAGCCGCTGGTGCTGGTGCAGGCCTGGCTGGCGGGGCTGATCGGGTCCGATCTGTTCGACCGCATCATGCTGCGCGTTCCGCCCTGGCAGCCGGGTGATCCTGCGCTGCTGTTTGCCACCGGTTAA
- a CDS encoding ATP-binding protein: protein MTDQNDPLTRIAAALERIAPPALPPTDWTASPAYVWSGDSVLGVHHLQAVPLDRLRGIDAQKASFTENARRHAAGLPAHDALLWGSRGMGKSALVKAAVADIQAGGGSLALVQVGGEADALSGLPRLFSQLGDTDRRFLVFIDDIGFDGPEAASAARSLRSLLEGGAMARPANVRLAVTSNRRAIVERHMGEQDDPINPRDAVDDRLALADRFGLSLGFPACDQNAYLDIIRGYAQSYGLDFDPEDALLWARQRGSRSGRIAWHYITELAGRAGRSLG from the coding sequence ATGACTGACCAAAACGACCCCCTCACCCGCATCGCCGCCGCGCTCGAACGCATCGCGCCGCCTGCGCTGCCGCCGACCGACTGGACGGCATCGCCAGCTTATGTCTGGAGCGGCGACAGCGTGCTGGGGGTCCACCACCTGCAGGCCGTGCCGCTCGACCGCCTGCGCGGCATCGATGCGCAAAAGGCCAGCTTCACCGAAAACGCGCGCCGTCATGCCGCAGGTTTGCCTGCGCATGACGCGTTGCTCTGGGGATCGCGCGGCATGGGCAAGTCGGCGCTGGTCAAGGCGGCGGTTGCCGATATCCAGGCAGGTGGCGGTTCGCTGGCGCTGGTGCAGGTCGGCGGGGAGGCCGATGCGCTGTCGGGGCTGCCCCGGCTGTTTTCGCAGCTGGGCGATACCGACCGGCGCTTCCTGGTGTTCATCGACGATATCGGTTTTGACGGGCCCGAAGCCGCTAGCGCTGCGCGGTCGTTGCGCTCGCTGCTCGAAGGCGGGGCGATGGCGCGCCCGGCCAATGTGCGGCTGGCCGTGACCTCCAACCGCCGCGCGATCGTCGAACGGCATATGGGCGAGCAGGATGATCCCATCAATCCGCGCGATGCGGTGGATGACCGGTTGGCGCTGGCCGACCGTTTCGGGCTGAGCCTGGGCTTCCCGGCCTGCGACCAGAACGCCTATCTGGATATCATCCGCGGCTATGCGCAGAGCTATGGGCTGGATTTCGATCCCGAAGACGCGCTGCTCTGGGCGCGGCAACGCGGCAGCCGGTCGGGCCGCATCGCCTGGCATTACATTACCGAACTGGCGGGCCGCGCAGGTCGGTCGCTGGGCTGA
- a CDS encoding acyl-CoA dehydrogenase: MTFTAPTTEQLFVLKTITGIDELAAHERFAEATPDLVEAIVEGVGEFAAGEFAPLYRIGDTVGARLIDGAVKMPEGYREAYQHYVEAGWSALSAPADHGGQGLPFSLATVALDSLGAANMAFALCPILTVGAIEALHHHGSAEQQALYLPKLSTGEWTGTMNLTEPQAGSDVGALRATATPRGDGTYAIRGQKIYISFGDHDMADNIIHLVLARTPDAPAGTKGISLFLVPKYRLDADGNPGEANGIKTVSIEHKMGINASPTCVLQFGEEGESVGELIGPEFGGMRAMFTMMNNARLNVGLQGVQIAEGATQKALWFARERVQSARAGAGRDPVAIIEHPDVRRMLLRMKAGTEAIRALLYFASGQVDRANLGVPGARDMVDLLTPLAKTYGTDLGSEIASLGVQVHGGMGYVEETGAAQYYRDIRIAQIYEGTNGIQAADLVGRKLGMAGGDVVRGLIADVQADAGNHPALASLAGDVAQVTEYMVGASVDDRLAGSYPYCTMMAVMAAGWLMLKQHQAAQAMLDAGEGNADFLKAKLVTTRFYLERMVPEASGLKAAAMAGADLLYALDAEALAA; the protein is encoded by the coding sequence ATGACATTCACCGCACCGACCACCGAGCAGCTGTTCGTCCTCAAGACGATCACCGGCATCGACGAGCTTGCCGCGCACGAGCGCTTTGCGGAGGCGACGCCCGATCTGGTCGAGGCGATTGTCGAGGGCGTGGGTGAATTTGCAGCAGGCGAGTTCGCACCGCTCTATCGCATCGGCGATACGGTCGGCGCGCGGCTGATCGATGGCGCGGTGAAGATGCCCGAGGGTTACCGGGAGGCATATCAGCATTATGTCGAGGCCGGCTGGAGCGCGCTTAGTGCCCCGGCGGATCATGGCGGCCAGGGTCTGCCCTTCAGCCTTGCGACCGTTGCACTTGATTCGCTCGGCGCGGCGAACATGGCCTTCGCGCTCTGCCCGATCCTCACCGTCGGCGCGATCGAGGCGCTGCACCATCATGGCAGCGCCGAGCAGCAGGCGCTGTACCTGCCCAAGCTTTCGACCGGCGAATGGACCGGCACGATGAACCTCACCGAACCCCAGGCGGGCAGCGATGTCGGCGCCCTGCGCGCCACCGCCACCCCGCGCGGCGACGGCACCTATGCGATCCGCGGCCAGAAGATCTACATCTCGTTCGGCGACCATGACATGGCCGACAATATCATCCATCTCGTGCTCGCCCGCACCCCCGATGCGCCTGCCGGAACCAAGGGCATCTCGCTGTTCCTGGTGCCCAAATATCGGCTCGATGCCGATGGCAATCCGGGCGAGGCGAACGGCATCAAGACCGTGTCGATCGAGCACAAGATGGGCATCAACGCCTCGCCCACCTGCGTGCTGCAGTTCGGCGAGGAAGGCGAGAGCGTCGGCGAGCTGATCGGCCCAGAATTCGGCGGCATGCGCGCGATGTTCACGATGATGAACAATGCGCGGCTCAATGTCGGCCTGCAGGGCGTGCAGATTGCCGAGGGTGCGACGCAAAAGGCCCTGTGGTTCGCGCGCGAACGCGTCCAGTCGGCGCGCGCCGGTGCGGGCCGCGACCCGGTGGCAATCATCGAGCATCCCGATGTCCGCCGCATGCTGCTGCGCATGAAGGCGGGGACAGAGGCGATACGCGCCTTGCTCTATTTCGCATCTGGCCAGGTCGATCGCGCCAATCTGGGCGTGCCCGGCGCCCGCGACATGGTCGACCTTTTGACCCCGCTCGCCAAGACCTATGGCACCGATCTCGGCAGCGAGATCGCCTCGCTCGGCGTGCAGGTCCATGGCGGCATGGGCTATGTCGAGGAGACCGGCGCGGCGCAATATTATCGCGATATCCGCATCGCGCAGATCTATGAAGGCACCAACGGCATCCAGGCGGCAGACCTTGTCGGGCGCAAGCTGGGCATGGCGGGCGGCGATGTCGTGCGCGGCCTGATCGCCGATGTGCAGGCCGATGCCGGCAATCACCCGGCGCTGGCGTCGCTGGCAGGCGATGTCGCGCAGGTGACCGAATATATGGTCGGCGCGAGTGTCGATGACCGGCTCGCAGGCAGCTATCCCTATTGCACGATGATGGCGGTGATGGCCGCGGGCTGGCTGATGCTGAAGCAGCACCAGGCCGCGCAGGCGATGCTGGATGCGGGCGAAGGCAATGCCGATTTCCTGAAGGCCAAGCTGGTCACCACGCGCTTCTATCTGGAGCGGATGGTGCCCGAGGCTAGCGGCCTCAAGGCGGCGGCCATGGCGGGTGCAGACCTGCTCTATGCGCTGGATGCCGAGGCGCTGGCGGCTTGA
- a CDS encoding L-threonylcarbamoyladenylate synthase — translation MPGSKPSDPRISPADPMGIARAVEMLRTGQVVALPTETVYGLAADASRADAVAAIYRTKGRPDFNPLIVHVPDLAAARTLVIFDERAENLAAAFWPGPLTLVLPLKQGAQIAPAVTAGLPTIALRCPAHPVMRAVLQASGLYLAAPSANRSGAISPTQAEHVAASLGAGLELILDGGAAKAGLESTIVALRNFEGAPAGWQLLRPGPVDPAAIEALLGEPPIPLADQRIEAPGQLASHYAPGKPLRLNALSAAPDEWLIGFGAVAGDDMLSASGDMAEAASNLYAALHRADASARARIAIAPVPPGGMGDAINDRLARAAAG, via the coding sequence ATGCCCGGTTCCAAGCCTTCTGACCCCCGGATTTCGCCCGCCGACCCCATGGGGATCGCGCGCGCGGTGGAAATGCTGCGCACAGGCCAGGTCGTGGCGCTGCCGACCGAGACGGTCTATGGCCTTGCCGCCGACGCATCACGCGCCGATGCCGTAGCGGCGATCTATCGCACCAAGGGCAGACCCGATTTCAACCCGCTGATCGTGCATGTGCCCGACCTCGCTGCCGCGCGCACACTCGTGATTTTTGACGAGCGCGCAGAAAATCTGGCCGCCGCCTTCTGGCCGGGACCGCTGACGCTGGTGCTGCCGCTGAAACAGGGGGCGCAGATTGCGCCGGCGGTGACCGCCGGGCTTCCCACGATCGCGCTGCGGTGCCCGGCGCATCCGGTGATGCGCGCGGTGCTGCAGGCAAGCGGGCTGTATCTTGCCGCACCGTCAGCCAACCGGTCGGGCGCGATCAGCCCGACCCAGGCCGAGCATGTCGCCGCCAGCCTGGGCGCGGGGCTGGAGCTGATCCTCGACGGCGGCGCAGCAAAGGCCGGGCTCGAATCGACGATAGTTGCGCTGCGCAACTTTGAAGGCGCACCGGCAGGCTGGCAGCTGCTGCGCCCCGGCCCGGTCGACCCGGCGGCGATCGAGGCGCTACTGGGCGAACCGCCCATCCCGCTGGCCGACCAGCGTATCGAGGCACCCGGCCAGCTTGCCAGCCATTATGCGCCCGGCAAGCCGTTGCGGCTGAACGCGCTGTCCGCCGCGCCCGACGAGTGGCTGATCGGATTCGGCGCGGTGGCGGGCGATGACATGCTTTCGGCCTCGGGCGACATGGCTGAAGCCGCGTCAAATCTCTACGCTGCGCTCCACCGCGCCGATGCCAGTGCCAGGGCACGGATCGCCATCGCGCCGGTACCGCCGGGCGGCATGGGCGATGCGATCAACGACCGGCTGGCGCGCGCCGCTGCCGGCTGA
- a CDS encoding SAM-dependent methyltransferase, which translates to MEEFEAGGDAPPGLEAVFKRLIGATGPISIAHYMAEANAHYYNRTDPLGAAGDFITAPEISQMFGEMIGLWLADQWQRAGKPSMCQFVEFGPGRGTLAADALRAMAQFDFHPRVHLIEGSTALRMAQKIALPQATWHDGLDSVPREGPLLIVANEFLDALPVRQVVRTEQGWRERVVLHDGERFRPAAGPRPMDSVVPPALASSPPGTILESCPAAAGMAYEIAARLKAQGGAALFIDYGYATAQTGSTLQAVRAHQKVDPFSDPGLSDLTALVDFAQLKQIALAGDIDCHGPVGQGDWLMALGIGQRAALLGRSRPDQAKQVAEALDRLVSPDQMGSLFKVLAYRGPGWPVGAGFEG; encoded by the coding sequence ATGGAGGAGTTCGAGGCTGGGGGAGACGCGCCGCCGGGGCTGGAGGCGGTGTTCAAGCGGCTGATCGGCGCGACCGGTCCGATCAGCATCGCGCATTACATGGCCGAGGCCAACGCGCATTACTACAACCGCACCGATCCGCTCGGCGCGGCGGGCGATTTCATCACCGCGCCTGAAATCAGCCAGATGTTCGGCGAGATGATCGGGCTGTGGCTCGCCGATCAGTGGCAGCGCGCGGGCAAGCCCTCGATGTGCCAGTTCGTCGAATTCGGCCCCGGGCGCGGCACGCTGGCCGCCGATGCCTTGCGGGCGATGGCGCAGTTCGACTTCCACCCCAGGGTCCACCTGATCGAAGGCAGCACCGCGCTGCGCATGGCGCAGAAGATCGCGCTGCCGCAGGCGACCTGGCATGACGGGCTGGACAGCGTGCCGCGCGAAGGGCCGCTGCTGATCGTTGCCAACGAGTTTCTCGACGCGCTGCCGGTCCGCCAGGTGGTGCGCACCGAACAGGGCTGGCGCGAGCGCGTGGTATTGCATGATGGCGAGCGCTTTCGCCCGGCTGCCGGACCACGGCCGATGGACAGCGTCGTCCCGCCCGCGCTCGCCAGCAGCCCGCCGGGGACGATCCTGGAAAGCTGCCCCGCTGCAGCCGGTATGGCATACGAGATTGCCGCGCGGCTGAAGGCGCAGGGCGGCGCCGCATTGTTCATCGATTATGGCTATGCCACAGCCCAGACCGGCAGCACGCTCCAGGCGGTGCGCGCGCATCAGAAGGTCGATCCGTTCAGCGACCCCGGCCTTTCGGATCTCACCGCGCTGGTCGATTTCGCGCAATTGAAGCAGATTGCGCTGGCGGGCGATATCGATTGCCATGGGCCGGTGGGGCAGGGCGACTGGCTGATGGCGCTGGGTATCGGCCAGCGTGCGGCGCTGCTGGGACGCTCGCGGCCCGATCAGGCAAAACAGGTCGCAGAGGCGCTCGACCGGCTCGTGTCGCCCGACCAGATGGGCAGCCTGTTCAAGGTTCTCGCCTATCGCGGACCCGGCTGGCCTGTCGGGGCCGGGTTCGAAGGCTAG
- the lgt gene encoding prolipoprotein diacylglyceryl transferase: MILPISALAANIASTTGAAAAKTAIRFEELGLSPVALQIGAFQLKWYSLAYLFGILLGYWYMGRMLKQPGAPMAQRHADDLMLYSTLGIILGGRLGYVIFYRPDLFETPLSVFKVWEGGMSFHGGLIGVLLAIAFLTWRNKLSYLRVGDYVSCVVPFGLFFGRLANFVNAELWGRPTDVPWAVIFPTDPDGLPRHPSQLYEAGLEGLLLGTVLTVLFWKTQVRHRPGFLGGVFLAGYGASRFVVEFFRNPDAHLIEFAEQTGMSMGQWLTVPMILIGLYLIFTSRGRTARPLPATA; the protein is encoded by the coding sequence TTGATCCTGCCCATTTCGGCGCTAGCCGCCAACATAGCCTCGACCACTGGCGCTGCCGCCGCCAAGACCGCGATCCGTTTCGAGGAACTCGGCTTGTCTCCGGTCGCCCTGCAGATCGGCGCGTTCCAGCTCAAATGGTATAGCCTCGCCTATCTGTTCGGTATCCTGCTGGGCTATTGGTATATGGGCCGCATGCTGAAGCAGCCCGGCGCGCCGATGGCGCAGCGCCATGCCGATGACCTGATGCTCTATTCGACCCTGGGCATCATCCTGGGCGGACGGCTGGGCTATGTGATCTTCTATCGCCCCGACCTGTTCGAAACCCCGCTCTCGGTGTTCAAGGTGTGGGAAGGCGGCATGTCCTTCCATGGCGGGCTGATCGGCGTGCTGCTCGCCATCGCCTTCCTGACCTGGCGCAACAAGCTGAGCTATCTGCGTGTCGGCGATTATGTCAGCTGCGTCGTGCCGTTCGGGCTGTTTTTCGGGCGGCTCGCCAATTTCGTTAATGCAGAGCTGTGGGGCCGTCCGACCGACGTGCCCTGGGCGGTCATCTTCCCCACCGATCCGGACGGCCTGCCGCGTCACCCCAGCCAGTTGTACGAGGCGGGGCTGGAAGGCCTGTTGCTGGGCACCGTGCTGACGGTGCTGTTCTGGAAAACGCAGGTGCGCCACCGTCCCGGATTCCTGGGCGGCGTCTTCCTGGCGGGCTATGGCGCGTCGCGCTTCGTGGTGGAATTCTTCCGCAATCCCGATGCGCACCTCATCGAATTTGCCGAACAGACCGGCATGAGCATGGGCCAGTGGCTGACCGTGCCGATGATCCTGATCGGCCTGTACCTCATCTTCACTTCGCGCGGGCGTACGGCGAGGCCGCTGCCCGCCACCGCCTGA